The Pseudomonas sp. IAC-BECa141 genome contains the following window.
TCAAGCGCCTGCGGGCCAAGCTCGACGGGCCGTTCGAGGAGAAATTGCTGCACACGATCCGCGGCATGGGTTATGTGCTGGAGAGCCGCGGTGTCCAGTAACTCAATAGCGCTGCGCCTGAGCGGGATGTTCACGCTGGTGGCGCTGCTGGTCTTCCTGTTGATCGGCGGCGCGCTGTATCAACAAGTGGACAAGGGCCTCGGCCTGCTGCCGGAAGCGGAACTGGATGCGCGTTACAGCGTGCTCGAATCCGCGCTCAACCGCTATGGCACTCCCGAGCATTGGGTAAAGATCAATGCCAAGCTCAAGCTGCTCGGCGAAGAAGACAAGCGCATCCATTTCTGGGTGGTCAGCGGCAATCCGGGGTACGAATTCGGCGAGCCGGATGCCTTGATCCGTGCGTTCGCCCAAGGTGCGCCGGGCATGCGCGACCTGCAACTGCCCAACCATCCTTACCCGCTGAAAGTGCTGCTGACCGAACTGCCGGCCAAGGATCAGCGCCCGCCGCTGCGCTTCATGATCGGCATCGACACCGAGACCCTTCACCAGACCCAGCATCAGTTGCTGATCGCGCTGATCAGTCTGGCGGTGATCGGCGTGCTGCTGGCCTCGGCATTGGGTTACTGGGTGGCGCGAATCGGCCTCAAACCGCTGATCAAACTGTCCCATGAAGCCCAACGTCTGGCGCCGCCGTTGCGGGCCGGGCGCCTGCGCATGTCGCCATTGCCGCCGGAACTGGAGCAGTTCGTCGACTCGTTCAACTCGACGCTGGAGCGGGTTGAACAAGCCTATTCGCGGCTTGAATCCTTCAACGCCGACGTCGCCCATGAACTGCGCTCGCCGTTGACCAACCTGATCGGCCAGACCCAGGTCGCGCTGACTCGCGGGCGCTCTGCCGAGCATTATTTCGAAGTGCTGCAATCCAACCTCGAAGAGCTGGAACGCCTGCGCTCGATCATCAACGACATGCTGTTTCTGGCCAGCGCCGATCAGGGCAGCAAGGCCACCAAACTGACCTCGACTTCACTGGCCGATGAAGTGGCGACCACCCTCGAATACCTCGACTTCATCCTCGAAGATGCGCAGGTTCAGGTTCGGGTGAGCGGCGATGCGCAGGTGCAGATCGAGATCGCTCATCTGCGCCGGGCGTTGATCAATCTGCTGAGCAACGCGGTGCAACACACCGCGCCCGGACAGGTGATCGAAGTGCAGATCGCGGTCGAGGAACATCAGGTCAGCATCGGCGTGGCCAACCCCGGCTCGCCGATTGCCAGCGAGCATTTACCGCGCTTGTTCGAGCGTTTCTACCGGGTCGATGCATCGCGCACCAACAGCGGCAACAATCACGGGTTGGGGCTGGCGATCGTCAAGGCGATTGCGTTGATGCATGGCGGCGACGTGTTTGTGCGCAGTGATCGCGGGATCAATACCTTCGGGATTCACTTGCCGGTCTGACCCCACCCCTCATCGTTCCCACGCTCTGC
Protein-coding sequences here:
- a CDS encoding heavy metal sensor histidine kinase, with amino-acid sequence MSSNSIALRLSGMFTLVALLVFLLIGGALYQQVDKGLGLLPEAELDARYSVLESALNRYGTPEHWVKINAKLKLLGEEDKRIHFWVVSGNPGYEFGEPDALIRAFAQGAPGMRDLQLPNHPYPLKVLLTELPAKDQRPPLRFMIGIDTETLHQTQHQLLIALISLAVIGVLLASALGYWVARIGLKPLIKLSHEAQRLAPPLRAGRLRMSPLPPELEQFVDSFNSTLERVEQAYSRLESFNADVAHELRSPLTNLIGQTQVALTRGRSAEHYFEVLQSNLEELERLRSIINDMLFLASADQGSKATKLTSTSLADEVATTLEYLDFILEDAQVQVRVSGDAQVQIEIAHLRRALINLLSNAVQHTAPGQVIEVQIAVEEHQVSIGVANPGSPIASEHLPRLFERFYRVDASRTNSGNNHGLGLAIVKAIALMHGGDVFVRSDRGINTFGIHLPV